The genomic stretch AGCTGTGCTCCAGTGCAACTGAACAGCCTGTTGCTAGTGATGGTGTGCTGTtgtttaaagcacacacaccatGGGGCAGAGCAAGCATTTCCCCCCATTCTTTAAATAGATGTTTAGTGTGGTGGATTCAAGACTGAACTTGTGAAGTGGGATAAGACTGAGGCGTTTGTATCTTTCTTGCCAGCAGCCACAGACCACCATGTTTCCCTGCAGAATCCAGTGTGCAACGTAAACATGCCACTGCTTAAAAACTCTCTGTAGAATCAGCCACCTTATATAGCTACATGTCAGactttaaaaaaaggaaaaaaaaatgtatagaAAGTAATGTGAAAACTTTAAAAACCATTTATAGTCATACTCTGATTGCCTACACCCATATAAACTCAAATCAGCAGGTTGACTTCAGGATTGCTCTGTTCTAAACCAGGTGTAGAAGATTTTAAAAATTCAAAAGATGACACAGCACACATGATGACCAATCCCATCTGTACCAGCAGCATGACCAGAGTGTTTTGTGCTTGTGACTACTCTGCCAAGTCCCCCACCTTTGCAAATAAGATAAGAACGACGTTGCAAGAACTCTCCCAGTTCTCTGTTAATGTTTGGCCAGATAATTATTCTCTTTGGGGGAGGGAACCACAAATAGTCTTTTTTGTTCTGCCTTTCTTCCAATGCACTATATTCATTTGATAGGACAACAAAATGGAGGAGACACTTGAGAAGGAGAACCCAGTGGACACGAAGGCTCCAGACAGCGATGAAGGTATGACCCTTCAACTGCATATGACCTTTCAACTGCACAGAGACTCTAAATACAACTCAGGGACATCTGAATGAGACATTCAGTTTAGTTTAAGCCTTGTTCCACAAGCAtttaacattcattcattcccaGACAGTAAAACTGTAACTGGTAATGAAGGAATGCAGCACTTGCATCAGAAGCCGTTTTGAGAATTGTACCTCCGATTTGTAAAGGAAGAGATTTTTTCTTCGAATTGTTCCAACGTGGTTCGGCAAAGTGATATTTACTCAGAGTTACGGTTTGATCTGTACAGAGTGACATATGTCATGTAAGCCTTCTTGCCAAATTGTGCTAAGACTGTTGGTCAATATAGTATTCCTATCGAAACTCCTATCGAAGCTGTTGTCACTGGTACAATATGTGTGACAGTAAACACGGTGAAGCTATCACAGACCTTTGGTCTGGTTATGTCTTACCAGTGATAGTTTTGCCTTAGAACATGCAAAGAGTTGAACTTCCAGCAACCTTTATTTGAACTGAACTTGGAGTCCAAACTACCTATCAAGAGCTTACCTCTTCTTTGATTCCAACAGCTATCACCTACATTTAAAAATCTATTGCTAAAGAGTGACCTGTCTGCAAAGCACTGTGGGATATGTTTTTATGGCAGGTGGGATTGGCCGGCGGCTGCGGGACCGAGACCTGCTGAGGAAGAGAAAGGCTGAGGCAGAAGAGAAGGCGACTAACCAGTGGGTTTATGGGTAAAGTTGGTGCTCGTGCAGTGTGGTGTGGGGCTGCAGTAACTCCACACAAACTAATGGCGTGTTTTCTTTACAGATGTATTGATTCTGTAAACCCATCCTCACTCTGTTTTAGTGCTGATAGATAGTGTAGATGTGTACATGGAGAGGATTGTCACTCATCTGTCCTGATCTTATGTGGGAACTGGGGCtaagggtgggggaggggtgtgtgtggggggtgggatGAGGCGTGTGaagtgagggtggggtggatATGGGTATGggggtgatgggtgggggtggggggaggatacacacacacacacacacacacacacacacacataagaaaCTAGATATTCAGGCTCTGCATTCCAGCACCTACCCCAGTGGGTTAAAGAGGCTTTCACAGAAGGATGAATGAGTGCATTCTTCCAATTAACTGCAATGTTATGTTGAAGATTAATACACATGAATACACATTAATTTACATGTACagaagaacccatttattttactcatGTACGTATGCTTTATTCACATATACTGTAAACATGTTCCTCTTCTCTGTGTATGTGCTTCAGAGCATATACAGTGTGAATCTAATGTAAACAAAGTGTTCCTGATTGGAGTTCAAACATTCCCCCGTTTTGAAGGAGTGAGCTCTGATAGTGTTTCTCCCAAAACTTCCAGAGCCcagagcaggaagagagcacggAAAGAGCCCAGCAACACTCCAGGGAAGAAGGGCCGGCCGAGGAAGACCACCCCGGCTGCCGATCCCCAAACGGATCAGGCCCGGCTCCAAGCAGCCCACCAGCCAGAGATGCCCATCCCAGTGCAGCAACCTGCCCCGGTCCCTGTCCTTACCCCTCACACAGCATCTGCCCCAGCAGTGACCCAACAACCACCTGAGCTCCTGCCTGCCCCTGCTACTGGGGTGGCACTGGAGGAAGTGCCAAGCAGCAAGGCTGTTGGGGAAGTTTTAATCGAAGACCTGGGGCCagatgaggaggaggacagACCACAACCTCCAGAGGGGCTTGTCATTGACCAAGGTTTTGAAACGGCCTATTCTTATAAGACTTAACTACATACATCTACTATAACATGTATAATCAGTCAGTTGAGTCATGTATAATCCATATGTGGGCAACTTTGCACACATG from Brachyhypopomus gauderio isolate BG-103 chromosome 15, BGAUD_0.2, whole genome shotgun sequence encodes the following:
- the hemgn gene encoding hemogen isoform X1, with the protein product MEETLEKENPVDTKAPDSDEGGIGRRLRDRDLLRKRKAEAEEKATNQWVYGAQSRKRARKEPSNTPGKKGRPRKTTPAADPQTDQARLQAAHQPEMPIPVQQPAPVPVLTPHTASAPAVTQQPPELLPAPATGVALEEVPSSKAVGEVLIEDLGPDEEEDRPQPPEGLVIDQGAYEEPAVGLAELNKAFSEPVLAPPPAPTQQAYIPGNVL
- the hemgn gene encoding hemogen isoform X2, translating into MEETLEKENPVDTKAPDSDEGGIGRRLRDRDLLRKRKAEAEEKATNQAQSRKRARKEPSNTPGKKGRPRKTTPAADPQTDQARLQAAHQPEMPIPVQQPAPVPVLTPHTASAPAVTQQPPELLPAPATGVALEEVPSSKAVGEVLIEDLGPDEEEDRPQPPEGLVIDQGAYEEPAVGLAELNKAFSEPVLAPPPAPTQQAYIPGNVL